A genomic region of Pseudomonadota bacterium contains the following coding sequences:
- the tolR gene encoding protein TolR, whose amino-acid sequence MAVRHKRKRLMSDINVVPYIDVMLVLLIIFMITAPLITQGVKVDLPQAASEPVPPSDTEPLIITVDREGNYYIDFGDHRHDPVSKDTLLNRVQAVLRYKPNVPVLVNGDQAVAYARVVDLMAALQSAGVQGVGLMTQPPER is encoded by the coding sequence ATGGCGGTGAGACACAAGCGTAAGCGCCTGATGTCGGATATCAACGTCGTCCCCTACATCGATGTGATGCTGGTGCTCCTCATCATCTTCATGATCACTGCACCGCTCATCACCCAAGGGGTGAAGGTGGATCTGCCGCAAGCCGCCTCCGAACCGGTGCCCCCGAGCGATACCGAACCGCTGATCATCACAGTGGACAGGGAAGGTAATTACTATATTGATTTCGGGGACCACCGGCACGATCCCGTGAGCAAAGACACGCTGCTAAACCGCGTCCAGGCCGTGCTGCGTTACAAACCCAATGTGCCGGTCCTCGTCAATGGCGATCAGGCGGTCGCGTACGCGCGCGTGGTAGATTTGATGGCGGCGCTCCAGAGCGCCGGTGTGCAAGGGGTTGGGCTTATGACGCAGCCGCCGGAACGCTGA